The following proteins are co-located in the Malus sylvestris chromosome 13, drMalSylv7.2, whole genome shotgun sequence genome:
- the LOC126594901 gene encoding uncharacterized protein LOC126594901, whose translation MEDCNMIAADCVVISCCCQCLILQITIFILYKLPCKLIRKTREYTMKKLQQRRRKEIIVLDTCKDVDFASVVGESMRSSMEAGGGHSCRRCMEEVEEVLQEFSQRGEFGFGSFWGRGELGCSPTHHSPNHDPFDTSFVQYHLIEMVALSSIDHKAR comes from the coding sequence ATGGAAGACTGCAACATGATTGCCGCAGACTGCGTTGTGATTTCGTGCTGCTGCCAGTGCTTGATCCTCCAAATCACCATCTTCATCTTGTACAAGCTCCCTTGCAAGTTGATCCGAAAGACGAGAGAGTACACCATGAAGAAGCTTCAAcagagaaggagaaaagagattatagtgttggatacATGTAAAGACGTTGACTTTGCGAGTGTTGTCGGAGAGTCCATGAGATCATCCATGGAGGCAGGAGGAGGACATAGTTGCAGGCGCTGcatggaggaggtggaggaggtgCTGCAGGAGTTTTCTCAGAGAGGAGAGTTTGGATTTGGAAGCTTTTGGGGTAGGGGAGAATTGGGTTGCTCCCCAACTCATCATTCACCAAATCATGATCCATTTGATACTAGTTTTGTACAATATCACTTGATTGAAATGGTGGCTCTGTCATCTATTGATCATAAAGCTAGGTAG
- the LOC126594895 gene encoding proline-rich receptor-like protein kinase PERK9 isoform X2 produces MATTSPSPNSSPSAVPPASNTTLTSPSTATPTPSSQPNLDSPESSKATTQSPQPVVSSAPPPTTSSPPPTRTPPPTPQSASPPTSPPPPSSNVPPPASDSSPPSPSSGSPPPPSSNPPKSSPSPPPPTSDPPASSPPPPQSPAPVSSPPPPPPPPPSSKPPETSPPPEKSPPPPSSPPKTSPRPSPSDPPPNSPPPPAIVPPISSPPPPASTPRESSPPPPASTPPESSSPPPASIPPRKAPPPPSRTTPAPPGSQPTPSPPPPIIRMSPPPPSQASPPVPSQIPSPLTNTSSPNAPQSSNSNSIGTGGIVAIGVVVGAVVLSLVGLIVWCMRRQKKKVSGFEGYAMQSTMDSSPRSDSSFLKAHSSAPLVGSRSGSEFMSPPPEQAGVGNSRPWFTFEELAKATNGFSSQNLLGEGGFGCVYKGCLPDGREVAVKQLKIGGGQGEREFKAEVEIISRIHHRHLVSLVGYCISDNRRLLVYEYVANDSLYFHLHGEGRPVLDWATRVKVAAGAARGIAYLHEDCHPRIIHRDIKSSNILLDNNFEARVSDFGLAKLALDANTHISTRVMGTFGYVAPEYASSGKLTEKSDVYSYGVVLLELITGRKPVDTSQPLGDESLVEWVKPKLS; encoded by the exons ATGGCAACCACATCGCCATCTCCAAATTCGTCTCCATCCGCCGTGCCGCCAGCTTCCAATACTACTTTAACATCGCCGTCAACCGCCACACCGACACCGTCTTCTCAGCCGAATTTGGATTCACCAGAGTCCTCTAAGGCAACCACTCAATCTCCGCAACCTGTTGTTTCATCAGCTCCTCCTCCAACCACATCCTCACCACCTCCAACACGAACACCTCCTCCAACTCCACAATCTGCTTCACCGCCAACCTCGCCACCACCGCCTTCATCCAATGTACCTCCACCAGCTTCTGATTCTTCACCCCCATCACCAAGTTCTGGTTCTCCACCCCCACCATCATCAAATCCACCGAAAAGTTCACCTTCTCCGCCACCACCAACATCTGATCCACCTGCAAGTTCACCTCCTCCGCCGCAATCTCCTGCACCTGTGAgttcacctccacctccacctccacctccaccctCTTCAAAGCCGCCTGAAACTTCACCGCCACCTGAGAAGTCTCCTCCACCTCCATCAAGTCCCCCCAAAACTTCACCACGACCGTCACCATCAGACCCACCACCGAATTCACCCCCACCTCCAGCAATTGTGCCACCCATAAGTTCACCTCCACCACCAGCATCAACCCCCCGTGAAAGTTCACCTCCACCACCAGCATCAACCCCCCCTGAAAGTTCATCTCCTCCACCAGCATCAATACCTCCCAGAAAAGCACCCCCGCCTCCTAGCCGTACTACTCCAGCCCCACCTGGTTCTCAACCAACCCCTTCACCTCCACCACCCATCATAAGAATGTCACCACCTCCCCCCTCACAGGCTTCTCCACCAGTTCCTTCTCAAATTCCAAGTCCACTAACAAACACTTCAAGTCCGAATGCACCACAAAGTTCAAATTCCAACAGCATTGGTACCGGAGGCATAGTGGCAATTGGTGTAGTGGTAGGGGCAGTAGTGCTTAGCCTCGTTGGGTTGATTGTATGGTGCATGaggaggcaaaagaaaaaagtatCCGGGTTTGAAGGTTATGCTATGCAATCCACTATGGATTCTTCTCCACGATCAG ATTCATCCTTCTTGAAGGCACATTCTTCAGCTCCCCTTGTTGGAAGCCGTTCTGGCAGTGAGTTCATGAGTCCTCCACCAGAACAAGCAGGAGTTGGAAATTCAAGACCATGGTTTACTTTTGAAGAACTAGCTAAGGCCACAAATGGTTTTTCATCTCAGAATCTTTTGGGCGAAGGCGGATTTGGTTGTGTTTATAAGGGATGCCTACCAGATGGGAGAGAGGTGGCAGTAAAACAACTAAAAATTGGAGGGGGTCAGGGTGAGCGAGAATTCAAGGCTGAAGTTGAGATTATTAGTCGCATACATCACCGCCATTTGGTTTCTCTGGTTGGGTACTGCATCTCTGATAACCGAAGGCTGCTCGTCTATGAATATGTTGCTAACGATAGCCTTTATTTTCATCTTCATG GAGAAGGTAGGCCAGTTCTGGACTGGGCGACACGTGTTAAGGTTGCTGCTGGTGCAGCTCGTGGGATCGCTTATCTTCATGAAGACT GTCATCCTCGAATTATTCACAGGGATATAAAGTCGTCAAACATTCTTTTAGATAACAACTTTGAAGCTCGG GTTTCAGATTTTGGACTTGCCAAATTAGCGCTTGATGCAAATACGCATATAAGCACACGTGTGATGGGAACGTTTGG ATACGTGGCTCCTGAATATGCATCAAGTGGGAAATTGACTGAGAAGTCTGATGTTTACTCTTATGGAGTTGTGCTTCTTGAGTTGATCACTGGACGGAAGCCTGTAGATACATCCCAACCCTTGGGAGATGAGAGTCTAGTTGAATGG GTCAAACCCAAGCTTTCCTGA
- the LOC126594900 gene encoding probable calcium-binding protein CML16 produces the protein MMAALGSDQLKQLKDIFMRFDMDSDGSLTQLELAALLRSLGLKPTGDQLHVFLSNIDANGNGAIEFDELVTAILPDMNEEILINQEQLMEVFRSFDRDGNGYITAAELAGSMAKMGHPLTYRELSDMMREADTNGDGVISFNEFATIMSRSATDFLGI, from the coding sequence ATGATGGCCGCGCTCGGATCCGATCAACTGAAGCAGCTGAAGGACATCTTCATGCGATTCGACATGGACTCCGACGGCAGCCTCACCCAGCTCGAACTCGCCGCCCTCCTCCGCTCCCTCGGCCTCAAGCCCACCGGCGACCAGCTCCACGTTTTCCTCTCCAACATCGACGCCAACGGCAACGGCGCCATCGAGTTCGACGAGCTCGTCACCGCCATCCTCCCAGACATGAACGAGGAGATTTTGATCAACCAGGAGCAGCTCATGGAGGTCTTCCGGTCGTTCGACCGCGacggcaacggctacatcaccGCCGCCGAGCTCGCCGGATCCATGGCCAAAATGGGCCACCCCTTGACGTACCGGGAGCTCTCCGATATGATGAGGGAGGCCGACACGAACGGCGACGGCGTCATTAGCTTCAACGAATTCGCGACCATCATGTCTCGGTCCGCCACTGATTTTCTCGGGATTTGA
- the LOC126594894 gene encoding disease resistance protein RUN1-like: protein MALVRTSPGTSSDSNTFRRYHYDVFLSFRGEETRKTFTDHLYTALNNAGFLTFRDDDELERGEDIKPGLQKAIQLSRTSVVVFSKDYASSRWCLDELVLILERKRTTSDYVVLPVFYDVDPSHVRKQTGNVGKAFARSQKNQSPEKVEGWRKALAEIADLAGMVLQNQANGYESKFIKDIVKVISDKLSRTHLSVESKLVGIHSRVEPINLWLQDPSHDVGILVVYGLPGIGKTTIAKCVYNSNFESFEGSSYVESIRETASHPDGLVQIQKQILYDILNGKKEKIHNVSEGIIKIGRAISFRRVLLVLDDVDHVDQLDAVLRMKDQFHPGSKIIITTRRERLIKAHEGITVHEVGPLGFDESLELLSWHAFGQDHPLEGYEKYSEEVAQHSGRLPLALKVLGSSLFGEPKRVWKSTLEKLEVIPNGEIMNKLRISYDSLQDDHDQKLFLHIACFFIGKDEDYIVRILDGCDFKTICGIQNLRDRCLVTIVMDKLYMHDVIRDMGREIVRRESHEPGNRSRLWRSKDSFKVLREKNGTQAIEGLMLDIHELLTDSPKNSNENVLETNSFARMHKLKLLYLRHVRLDGCYAELPTRLRWLCWPEFPLDSIPVDFSLEKLVVLEMQYGNLRQLCKRANFLPSLKTLDVSHSHGLSETMDFSPCPNLEELILVDCTSLIDVHESIGNLERLVYLNMKDCKNLRMLPKNMCFLKSLETLILSGCSNLDEFPVEMKKKMESLKVLKMDGIPIRELWPARSSSILSSFPCSLVKLCMVGCNLSDDAFCRDLSSLSSLRTLKLGENPICCLPGFIKGLRRLDHLSFRDCSRLKSLVGLPKVHRRISIAGCISLEKMTFHSPEQQSTMFSVGDNWNLVEWQYDYKLYVEMIKLLGVCNLGSLPAIRMNALFGCGGSKEGKWSPVQGLYENGIFSTFFVGNKVPGQFSYKSTKSSISFIVPLLLANHRIRGLNIFATYAKEQNYNNSFNPIMTKVSNKSKGLKWIYGPEFYGIPGEGEHMIWLSHWKMDNETILQCGDEVLVSVHMRPSQFQLKEFGVELVQEHQDKMSTQHNTKSGPNYPFVIGGDLDTWKCRPGIYFLGSRTREDTDDIDILTMDCDEEDTTKEGQENEPDYTIAKTRVASKNCSLERWKVLLTTAGFFFTLALVVQSSISQKLKRQ from the exons ATGGCTCTTGTGAGAACATCTCCAGGAACCTCCTCTGATTCCAACACATTTCGGCGTTATCACTACGACGTGTTCTTGAGCTTCAGAGGCGAAGAAACTCGTAAGACTTTTACGGACCACCTCTACACAGCCTTGAACAATGCAGGATTTCTCACGTTTCGAGACGACGATGAACTCGAGAGAGGAGAAGACATAAAGCCAGGACTGCAGAAAGCAATCCAGCTGTCACGAACTTCTGTTGTCGTGTTTTCGAAAGATTACGCGTCATCCAGGTGGTGTCTTGATGAGCTTGTGCTGATCCTCGAACGAAAGAGGACCACCTCGGACTATGTAGTTTTACCAGTCTTCTACGATGTTGATCCGTCCCACGTGAGGAAGCAGACAGGAAATGTTGGAAAAGCATTTGCTAGAAGCCAGAAAAATCAGTCGCCGGAAAAGGTGGAAGGATGGAGGAAGGCACTTGCAGAGATTGCAGACCTAGCAGGCATGGTCCTACAAAATCAAGCTAACGG GTACGAGTCAAAGTTTATCAAGGATATTGTTAAAGTGATTAGTGATAAGCTAAGTCGCACACACTTGAGCGTTGAATCAAAACTGGTTGGCATCCATTCTCGAGTCGAACCCATCAATTTATGGTTACAAGATCCATCACATGATGTTGGTATACTTGTTGTTTATGGGCTGCCTGGAATAGGGAAGACAACCATTGCAAAATGTGTTTACAATTCAAACTTTGAAAGTTTTGAAGGAAGCAGCTATGTTGAAAGTATCAGAGAAACTGCAAGTCATCCAGACGGCTTAGTTCAAATACAAAAGCAAATTCTTTATGATATTTTAAATgggaaaaaggagaaaataCACAATGTTAGTGAGGGAATAATTAAGATTGGAAGAGCCATAAGCTTTAGAAGAgttcttcttgttcttgatgatgtggACCATGTGGACCAATTAGATGCAGTACTGAGGATGAAAGATCAGTTTCATCCTGGAAGTAAAATAATCATAACAACTAGGCGTGAAAGGTTGATAAAGGCACATGAAGGTATTACGGTGCATGAAGTTGGACCTTTGGGTTTCGATGAATCATTGGAGCTCTTAAGCTGGCATGCTTTTGGCCAGGATCATCCCCTTGAAGGTTATGAGAAATATTCTGAAGAAGTCGCACAACACAGCGGAAGACTTCCATTAGCACTCAAAGTTTTGGGTTCTTCTCTTTTCGGGGAACCTAAGCGTGTATGGAAAAGTACATTGGAGAAGCTAGAAGTTATTCCAAATGGTGAAATCATGAATAAATTAAGAATAAGCTACGACTCTTTACAAGATGACCATGACCAGAAATTATTCCTCCATATTGCTTGTTTCTTTATTGGAAAGGATGAAGATTACATTGTCAGAATACTAGATGGATGTGATTTCAAGACAATCTGTGGCATTCAAAATCTCAGAGATAGGTGCTTGGTGACAATTGTTATGGACAAGTTGTATATGCATGATGTGATTCGTGACATGGGACGAGAAATTGTTCGTCGAGAATCACATGAACCTGGGAATCGTAGTAGATTGTGGCGCTCTAAGGATTCTTTCAAAGtattgagagaaaaaaat GGTACGCAAGCAATTGAAGGTCTTATGTTGGACATACATGAACTGCTTACAGACAGTCCCAAAAACTCAAACGAGAATGTCTTGGAAACCAATTCATTTGCAAGGATGCACAAACTCAAACTGCTCTATCTTAGACATGTACGACTGGACGGATGCTATGCAGAACTTCCGACAAGGTTAAGATGGTTGTGCTGGCCCGAATTTCCTTTGGATTCAATTCCTGTTGATTTTTCTTTGGAGAAATTGGTAGTTCTTGAAATGCAATATGGCAACTTGAGACAACTCTGCAAAAGAGCAAAC TTTCTTCCATCATTGAAGACCCTTGATGTCAGCCATTCTCATGGCCTTAGTGAAACCATGGACTTCTCACCTTGCCCCAATCTAGAGGAATTGATTCTTGTGGATTGCACCAGCCTGATTGATGTTCATGAATCCATTGGAAACCTGGAGAGACTCGTGTACTTGAATATGAAGGATTGCAAGAATCTTAGGATGCTTCCGAAGAACATGTGTTTTCTTAAATCACTTGAAACACTCATTTTATCTGGCTGCTCAAATCTTGATGAGTTTCCAGtggagatgaagaagaagatggagtcTCTGAAAGTTCTTAAAATGGATGGAATTCCAATAAGAGAATTATGGCCAGCAAGAAGTTCAAGTATCTTGAGTTCTTTTCCATGCTCTTTAGTAAAGTTATGTATGGTGGGGTGCAATCTTTCTGATGATGCCTTCTGTAGGGATTTAAGTAGTCTATCCTCGTTGCGAACACTAAAGTTAGGTGAGAATCCAATTTGCTGTCTGCCAGGtttcatcaaaggtttgagaagGCTCGATCATCTATCTTTCCGGGATTGTAGTAGGCTCAAATCGCTTGTGGGGTTGCCGAAAGTACACCGAAGGATAAGTATAGCCGGATGCATATCATTAGAAAAAATGACTTTTCATTCCCCTGAGCAACAGTCTACAATGTTCAGCGTGGGTGACAACTGGAATCTAGTTGAGTGGCAGTACGACTACAAGTTATATGTGGAAATGATCAAACTTTTGGGCGTGTGCAACTTGGGATCCTTGCCAGCCATTAGAATGAACGCACTGTTCGGATGCGGTGGTTCAAAAGAGGGTAAATGGAGTCCCGTCCAG GGACTGTATGAAAATGGTATATTCAGCACGTTTTTTGTTGGGAATAAGGTTCCAGGCCAATTCAGCTATAAAAGTACCAAGTCTTCGATATCTTTTATTGTCCCTTTACTACTTGCTAATCACAGAATTCGAGGCTTGAACATCTTTGCTACTTATGCAAAGGAGCAGAATTATAATAATTCTTTTAATCCAATAATGACTAAAGTGAGTAACAAGAGTAAGGGTCTGAAGTGGATCTATGGCCCAGAGTTCTATGGAATTCCAGGAGAGGGAGAACATATGATATGGTTGAGCCATTGGAAGATGGATAATGAAACAATATTACAATGTGGAGATGAAGTGCTTGTTTCAGTACACATGAGACCTAGTCAGTTTCAGCTCAAGGAGTTTGGTGTCGAGCTTGTGCAAGAGCACCAAGACAAGATGAGTACCCAACACAACACCAAATCAGGTCCTAATTATCCATTTGTTATCGGTGGAGATTTGGATACGTGGAAGTGCAGACCGGGAATATACTTCCTTGGCAGTAGGACAAGAGAAGATACTGACGACATTGATATCCTCACCATGGACTGTGATGAAGAAGACACAA CCAAAGAAGGGCAAGAGAATGAACCTGATTACACAATTGCAAAGACGAGGGTTGCTAGCAAAAACTGCAGTCTCGAACGCTGGAAGGTGCTCCTCACAACTGCTGGCTTCTTTTTCACGCTTGCTCTAGTAGTTCAGTCCTCCATCTCCCAGAAACTGAAGCGACAGTAG
- the LOC126594899 gene encoding uncharacterized protein LOC126594899: MLHSGLRALHPASSAIDFLTLCHRLKITKRKGWINQGIKGSESIADHMYRMALMSLIAGDVPGSNRERCIKIQIVHDTAEAIVGDITPSDGVPEAVKSRMEQAALDEMCLVLGGGIRFLSAAGEIKEIWTVYENNSSVEANLGKDFDKVEMILQALEYEMEHGKVLDEFFISTAGKFQTKLGKSWAAVIIARRNSRLGKSKKGYFSRHGSQSSLLVEVGRHPAARSLLTIFLSSRMKGKQRSCIIEHP; the protein is encoded by the exons ATGCTTCATTCGGGTCTCCGGGCTCTTCATCCGGCGTCCTCCGCCATTGATTTTCTCACATTGTGTCACCGTCTCAAGAT CACAAAAAGGAAGGGTTGGATCAATCAGGGAATAAAGGGTTCAGAGTCCATCGCAGATCATATGTATCGCATGGCTTTGATGTCCTTGATTGCTGGTGACGTTCCTGGCTCGAATAGAGAAAG GTGTATCAAGATACAAATTGTGCACGACACTGCAGAAG CTATTGTTGGAGATATAACACCATCTGATGGCGTACCGGAAGCAGTGAAGAGCAGAATGGAGCAAGCAGCTTTGGATGAAATGTGCTTGGTTCTTGGTGGAGGGATTAGG TTCTTATCTGCAGCTGGAGAGATCAAAGAAATTTGGACGGTGTATGAAAATAATTCGTCCGTAGAGGCTAATCTTGGGAAAGATTTTGACAAA GTTGAAATGATTCTGCAAGCGTTGGAATACGAAATGG AACATGGAAAGGTGCTGGATGAGTTCTTCATTTCGACAG cAGGCAAATTCCAAACGAAACTAGGAAAGAGTTGGGCAGCTGTGATAATTGCTAGAAGAAATTCACGATTAGGCAAGAGTAAAAAAGGATATTTCTCACGTCATGGTTCGCAGTCAAGCCTCCTTGTTGAAGTTGGCCGCCACCCTGCTGCACGTTCCTTGTTAACCATTTTTTTGTCTTCTCGCATGAAGGGCAAACAAAGATCTTGTATTATAGAGCATCCCTAA
- the LOC126594895 gene encoding proline-rich receptor-like protein kinase PERK9 isoform X1, with product MATTSPSPNSSPSAVPPASNTTLTSPSTATPTPSSQPNLDSPESSKATTQSPQPVVSSAPPPTTSSPPPTRTPPPTPQSASPPTSPPPPSSNVPPPASDSSPPSPSSGSPPPPSSNPPKSSPSPPPPTSDPPASSPPPPQSPAPVSSPPPPPPPPPSSKPPETSPPPEKSPPPPSSPPKTSPRPSPSDPPPNSPPPPAIVPPISSPPPPASTPRESSPPPPASTPPESSSPPPASIPPRKAPPPPSRTTPAPPGSQPTPSPPPPIIRMSPPPPSQASPPVPSQIPSPLTNTSSPNAPQSSNSNSIGTGGIVAIGVVVGAVVLSLVGLIVWCMRRQKKKVSGFEGYAMQSTMDSSPRSDSSFLKAHSSAPLVGSRSGSEFMSPPPEQAGVGNSRPWFTFEELAKATNGFSSQNLLGEGGFGCVYKGCLPDGREVAVKQLKIGGGQGEREFKAEVEIISRIHHRHLVSLVGYCISDNRRLLVYEYVANDSLYFHLHGEGRPVLDWATRVKVAAGAARGIAYLHEDCHPRIIHRDIKSSNILLDNNFEARVSDFGLAKLALDANTHISTRVMGTFGYVAPEYASSGKLTEKSDVYSYGVVLLELITGRKPVDTSQPLGDESLVEWARPLLSYALDNEDFDGVVDPRLEKNYVDTEMFRMIEIAAACVRHSSAKRPRMGQVVRAFDSFVASDINNGMRVGESEAFDSAQQSAEIRLFRRMAFGSQNYSTDFFSEEV from the exons ATGGCAACCACATCGCCATCTCCAAATTCGTCTCCATCCGCCGTGCCGCCAGCTTCCAATACTACTTTAACATCGCCGTCAACCGCCACACCGACACCGTCTTCTCAGCCGAATTTGGATTCACCAGAGTCCTCTAAGGCAACCACTCAATCTCCGCAACCTGTTGTTTCATCAGCTCCTCCTCCAACCACATCCTCACCACCTCCAACACGAACACCTCCTCCAACTCCACAATCTGCTTCACCGCCAACCTCGCCACCACCGCCTTCATCCAATGTACCTCCACCAGCTTCTGATTCTTCACCCCCATCACCAAGTTCTGGTTCTCCACCCCCACCATCATCAAATCCACCGAAAAGTTCACCTTCTCCGCCACCACCAACATCTGATCCACCTGCAAGTTCACCTCCTCCGCCGCAATCTCCTGCACCTGTGAgttcacctccacctccacctccacctccaccctCTTCAAAGCCGCCTGAAACTTCACCGCCACCTGAGAAGTCTCCTCCACCTCCATCAAGTCCCCCCAAAACTTCACCACGACCGTCACCATCAGACCCACCACCGAATTCACCCCCACCTCCAGCAATTGTGCCACCCATAAGTTCACCTCCACCACCAGCATCAACCCCCCGTGAAAGTTCACCTCCACCACCAGCATCAACCCCCCCTGAAAGTTCATCTCCTCCACCAGCATCAATACCTCCCAGAAAAGCACCCCCGCCTCCTAGCCGTACTACTCCAGCCCCACCTGGTTCTCAACCAACCCCTTCACCTCCACCACCCATCATAAGAATGTCACCACCTCCCCCCTCACAGGCTTCTCCACCAGTTCCTTCTCAAATTCCAAGTCCACTAACAAACACTTCAAGTCCGAATGCACCACAAAGTTCAAATTCCAACAGCATTGGTACCGGAGGCATAGTGGCAATTGGTGTAGTGGTAGGGGCAGTAGTGCTTAGCCTCGTTGGGTTGATTGTATGGTGCATGaggaggcaaaagaaaaaagtatCCGGGTTTGAAGGTTATGCTATGCAATCCACTATGGATTCTTCTCCACGATCAG ATTCATCCTTCTTGAAGGCACATTCTTCAGCTCCCCTTGTTGGAAGCCGTTCTGGCAGTGAGTTCATGAGTCCTCCACCAGAACAAGCAGGAGTTGGAAATTCAAGACCATGGTTTACTTTTGAAGAACTAGCTAAGGCCACAAATGGTTTTTCATCTCAGAATCTTTTGGGCGAAGGCGGATTTGGTTGTGTTTATAAGGGATGCCTACCAGATGGGAGAGAGGTGGCAGTAAAACAACTAAAAATTGGAGGGGGTCAGGGTGAGCGAGAATTCAAGGCTGAAGTTGAGATTATTAGTCGCATACATCACCGCCATTTGGTTTCTCTGGTTGGGTACTGCATCTCTGATAACCGAAGGCTGCTCGTCTATGAATATGTTGCTAACGATAGCCTTTATTTTCATCTTCATG GAGAAGGTAGGCCAGTTCTGGACTGGGCGACACGTGTTAAGGTTGCTGCTGGTGCAGCTCGTGGGATCGCTTATCTTCATGAAGACT GTCATCCTCGAATTATTCACAGGGATATAAAGTCGTCAAACATTCTTTTAGATAACAACTTTGAAGCTCGG GTTTCAGATTTTGGACTTGCCAAATTAGCGCTTGATGCAAATACGCATATAAGCACACGTGTGATGGGAACGTTTGG ATACGTGGCTCCTGAATATGCATCAAGTGGGAAATTGACTGAGAAGTCTGATGTTTACTCTTATGGAGTTGTGCTTCTTGAGTTGATCACTGGACGGAAGCCTGTAGATACATCCCAACCCTTGGGAGATGAGAGTCTAGTTGAATGG GCTCGGCCGTTGTTGAGTTATGCTCTTGATAACGAAGATTTTGACGGCGTGGTAGATCCAAGGCTCGAAAAGAATTATGTGGATACTGAAATGTTCAGAATGATCGAGATTGCTGCTGCTTGTGTGCGACATTCATCTGCTAAGAGACCACGAATGGGACAG GTTGTTAGAGCTTTTGATAGTTTTGTTGCTTCCGATATAAACAACGGAATGAGAGTGGGGGAAAGTGAGGCATTTGACTCGGCACAACAATCAGCTGAAATTAGGTTGTTCCGGAGAATGGCATTTGGTAGTCAAAATTACAGTACAGATTTTTTCAGCGAAGAGGTATAG